In Nonomuraea sp. NBC_00507, the following are encoded in one genomic region:
- a CDS encoding cysteine desulfurase-like protein: MLPGQGGTVEVAEGEHLHIMPFPINSVRASYPALTDGYAYLDGAAGTQTPRSVIEAISDAYRSGIGNVGGAFPASHRSDAIVAACRAAVADLVGGDPGGVILGPNMTTLTYNLARAIAGPGDEVVVSRLDHDANVRPWTQTGATVRWAEVDPVTGELPVEQYASLIGERTRVVAVTAASNILGTRPDVPAIAELAHRAGALMYVDGVHATPHGPVDMRALGADFYATSAYKWSGPHIGAVVADPALLETLRPDKLASSPDTVPQRFERGTAAFADLEGVTAAVDHLAAMVPGAGTRRERLLTSMTAAEEHELELFAVLLAGLETMPHVTVYGKPARRTATAYFTVAGHTPRQVAEHLAGLRVNVWNGHNYAWELTGALGIRDSGDAVRAGLVHYNDRSDVDRLLEGVDALRSSG; this comes from the coding sequence ATGCTGCCGGGCCAAGGTGGCACGGTTGAGGTCGCGGAGGGTGAGCATCTACATATCATGCCTTTCCCCATTAATTCGGTGCGCGCCTCTTACCCCGCTCTGACCGACGGCTACGCCTACCTCGACGGAGCGGCCGGCACCCAAACCCCCCGATCCGTGATCGAGGCCATCTCCGACGCCTACCGCAGCGGGATCGGCAACGTGGGCGGCGCCTTCCCCGCCAGTCACCGCTCCGACGCCATCGTGGCCGCCTGCCGCGCGGCCGTGGCCGACCTGGTCGGCGGCGACCCCGGCGGCGTGATCCTCGGCCCGAACATGACCACCCTGACCTACAACCTGGCCAGGGCGATCGCCGGCCCCGGCGACGAGGTGGTGGTCTCCAGGCTCGACCACGACGCGAACGTCCGCCCCTGGACCCAGACCGGCGCGACCGTCCGCTGGGCCGAGGTGGACCCGGTGACCGGGGAGCTCCCGGTCGAGCAGTACGCGAGCCTGATCGGCGAGCGTACCCGGGTGGTGGCGGTGACGGCGGCCAGCAACATCCTGGGCACCCGCCCCGACGTGCCCGCCATCGCCGAGCTGGCGCATCGGGCGGGCGCGCTGATGTACGTGGACGGCGTGCACGCCACCCCGCACGGCCCGGTGGACATGCGGGCGCTGGGCGCCGACTTCTACGCCACCAGCGCCTACAAGTGGTCGGGCCCGCACATCGGCGCGGTGGTGGCCGACCCGGCGCTGCTGGAGACGCTCCGGCCGGACAAGCTGGCCTCGTCGCCGGACACGGTGCCGCAGCGGTTCGAGCGGGGCACGGCGGCGTTCGCCGACCTGGAAGGCGTGACGGCGGCCGTCGACCACCTGGCGGCCATGGTCCCGGGCGCCGGCACCCGCCGCGAGCGCCTGCTCACCTCGATGACGGCGGCGGAGGAGCACGAGCTGGAGCTGTTCGCGGTGCTGCTGGCAGGGCTGGAGACGATGCCGCACGTCACGGTGTACGGCAAGCCGGCCAGGCGCACCGCCACCGCGTACTTCACCGTGGCCGGGCACACCCCGCGCCAGGTTGCCGAGCACCTGGCGGGGCTGCGGGTGAACGTCTGGAACGGGCACAACTACGCCTGGGAGCTGACCGGCGCGCTCGGCATCCGCGACTCGGGCGACGCGGTGCGCGCCGGGCTGGTCCACTACAACGACCGCTCCGACGTGGACCGGCTCCTCGAAGGCGTCGACGCTCTAAGATCGTCGGGGTGA
- a CDS encoding tachylectin-related carbohydrate-binding protein, giving the protein MTGVRRRLGAAAAAALVGAALLVSLPARQASAASPLTCLPTVPLYGVDQGGDLTWHGHRDGADGSASWAPGSGRKVGHGWGRFVSIVSGRDGVIYAVDGSGYLRWYRHLGAATGAEQWAPGSGRVIGQGWGGYVEVTTDGSGVLYALDRQGNLHWHRHLSPVRGGNAWAEGSGKIIRSGWNAITRLMTGGDGVLFGVNTKGHMRWYRHADPGGGGPSFSTGTGLVTGEGWGGYRDLAGAGAGVFYAVDPSGRLWWERHADPRAGAPVWQARRQVGSGWSGFTAVFAGDASCSASSFTGYAAGKHGQTIYYQDGQAGAVLTLRARTAILYGSPRKFAESTTDATVSTRAWVRLLPEPWTPSADWASSWLSATIGSTQDDLLEIATQYITGARDQTKEGQRYAGDAHYGPVGEDGPNEGSDFNDYLGLDWTYGEKVDRAEPEQKGALDCSGFVRMVYGYRGGYPVAIGTPAGTALPRRAVQMHASALGVGVADGGTAKPGSYADLQPGDLLFWDASTDDGADIDHVGIFLGIDSEGGHRFLSSRKVVDGPTLGDRGGPSLLDDGTLYDRTWRAAKRL; this is encoded by the coding sequence ATGACGGGGGTTCGTAGACGTCTCGGGGCCGCGGCAGCTGCGGCCTTGGTGGGTGCGGCGTTGCTGGTCTCGCTGCCGGCGCGACAGGCGTCAGCCGCATCCCCGTTGACCTGCCTGCCCACGGTTCCGCTCTACGGGGTCGATCAGGGCGGGGACCTGACGTGGCATGGCCATCGGGACGGCGCCGACGGCAGCGCATCGTGGGCGCCTGGTAGCGGCAGGAAGGTCGGTCATGGGTGGGGGCGCTTCGTCTCGATCGTCTCCGGCAGGGACGGCGTGATCTATGCGGTCGACGGATCCGGTTACCTGCGGTGGTATCGGCATCTCGGCGCGGCAACCGGCGCCGAGCAGTGGGCGCCCGGCTCCGGCAGGGTGATCGGACAAGGCTGGGGCGGCTACGTCGAGGTGACCACCGACGGCTCGGGCGTGCTCTACGCCCTGGACAGGCAGGGAAACCTGCACTGGCACCGGCACCTGTCGCCGGTGCGGGGCGGCAACGCCTGGGCCGAGGGCAGCGGCAAGATCATCCGCTCCGGATGGAACGCGATCACGCGACTGATGACCGGAGGCGATGGCGTGCTCTTCGGCGTCAACACCAAAGGACACATGCGGTGGTACCGCCACGCCGACCCTGGAGGCGGCGGTCCGTCCTTCAGCACCGGCACCGGGCTGGTGACCGGTGAAGGCTGGGGCGGCTACCGCGACCTGGCCGGCGCCGGTGCCGGAGTCTTCTACGCGGTGGACCCGAGCGGCAGGCTCTGGTGGGAACGGCACGCCGACCCGCGGGCAGGCGCACCCGTGTGGCAGGCGCGCCGCCAGGTGGGCAGTGGCTGGAGCGGCTTCACCGCCGTGTTCGCGGGCGACGCCTCGTGTTCGGCCAGTTCCTTCACCGGCTACGCCGCTGGCAAGCATGGACAGACGATCTACTACCAGGACGGGCAGGCCGGCGCGGTGCTCACTCTCCGCGCCCGTACCGCGATTCTGTACGGCTCGCCACGCAAGTTCGCCGAAAGCACCACTGACGCCACCGTCTCGACCCGAGCATGGGTACGCCTGCTCCCCGAGCCCTGGACGCCGTCGGCCGATTGGGCGTCCTCCTGGCTGTCCGCCACCATCGGCAGCACGCAGGACGATCTGCTCGAGATCGCCACGCAGTACATCACGGGGGCACGCGACCAGACGAAGGAGGGGCAGCGATACGCCGGCGATGCCCACTACGGCCCGGTCGGCGAAGACGGCCCCAACGAGGGGTCCGACTTCAACGACTACCTGGGGCTGGACTGGACGTACGGCGAGAAGGTGGATCGGGCCGAGCCGGAGCAGAAGGGTGCGCTCGACTGTTCGGGATTCGTCCGGATGGTGTACGGCTACCGCGGCGGTTACCCGGTGGCGATCGGCACCCCGGCAGGCACCGCTCTGCCACGACGAGCCGTGCAGATGCACGCCTCCGCCCTTGGCGTGGGCGTGGCCGACGGCGGCACCGCCAAGCCGGGCTCCTACGCCGACCTGCAGCCGGGTGACCTGCTGTTCTGGGATGCCAGCACCGATGACGGCGCCGACATCGACCATGTGGGCATCTTCCTGGGCATCGACTCTGAGGGCGGGCACCGCTTCCTGTCCAGCCGCAAGGTCGTCGACGGCCCGACCTTGGGCGATCGGGGAGGGCCGTCGCTGCTCGACGACGGCACGCTCTATGACCGAACTTGGCGCGCGGCCAAGCGCCTCTGA
- a CDS encoding winged helix DNA-binding domain-containing protein: MILNRRVLNRTTLDRQLLLRRADMKPVQAIERLVAVQGQEIDAPYIGLWTRLAAFTQDDLASLLYGKQVVRGSLLRGTQHLALAGDYVWIRPLMQVILSRGRQAAFGRVTRGVDLEELARLAREHLAGRTLTRPQLRDLLRERWPEADPMALSWSAQLLLPIVHTPPNGIWGKGGATPFTLAEEWLGRPLDGTAPVERLVERYLAAYGPASVMDVQMWSGLTRLRAVVEGMSHLRKYQDTEGRVLYDLPDAPLAEEDVPAPVRFLPWFDNLVVAYADRGRLMTAEQRKAVCVGAVIYPTFLVDGTVGGMWDLKDGVLTVEPFHPLSDGVMEELAAEAARLMAFAGVEDGSIAWLAPRSSTTT, from the coding sequence ATGATCCTGAATCGCCGGGTGCTCAACCGCACCACGCTCGACCGCCAGCTCCTGTTGCGCCGTGCCGACATGAAGCCCGTTCAGGCCATCGAACGGCTGGTCGCGGTGCAGGGGCAAGAGATCGACGCGCCGTACATCGGTCTGTGGACGCGCCTGGCCGCCTTCACCCAGGACGACCTGGCCTCGCTGCTGTACGGCAAGCAGGTGGTACGCGGATCGTTGCTGCGCGGGACCCAGCACCTGGCGCTGGCCGGCGACTACGTGTGGATCCGGCCGCTGATGCAGGTGATCCTGTCCAGGGGCAGGCAAGCGGCCTTCGGACGGGTGACGCGCGGCGTGGACCTCGAGGAGCTGGCCCGGCTGGCGCGCGAGCACCTGGCCGGGCGTACGCTCACCCGTCCCCAGCTGCGTGACCTGCTGCGCGAGCGGTGGCCCGAGGCGGATCCGATGGCGCTGAGCTGGTCGGCACAACTGCTGCTGCCGATCGTGCACACGCCGCCGAACGGGATCTGGGGGAAGGGCGGGGCCACGCCGTTCACGCTGGCCGAGGAGTGGCTGGGGCGGCCGCTGGACGGCACCGCACCGGTGGAGCGGCTGGTGGAGCGGTATCTGGCCGCGTACGGGCCGGCGAGCGTGATGGACGTGCAGATGTGGTCGGGGCTGACGCGGCTGCGGGCGGTCGTGGAGGGCATGTCCCACTTACGGAAATATCAGGACACCGAGGGTCGCGTCCTCTACGACCTGCCCGACGCGCCCCTCGCCGAGGAGGACGTGCCCGCCCCCGTACGGTTCCTGCCCTGGTTCGACAACCTCGTCGTCGCCTACGCCGACCGCGGCCGCCTGATGACCGCCGAGCAACGCAAGGCGGTGTGCGTGGGCGCGGTCATCTACCCCACCTTCCTCGTCGACGGAACTGTCGGTGGCATGTGGGACCTTAAGGACGGCGTGCTGACAGTCGAGCCCTTCCACCCGCTGTCCGACGGCGTGATGGAGGAGCTGGCCGCCGAAGCAGCGCGCCTGATGGCCTTCGCGGGTGTCGAGGATGGGAGCATCGCATGGCTAGCGCCCAGGAGCTCTACGACGACCTAG
- a CDS encoding TetR/AcrR family transcriptional regulator, with protein sequence MSIDTLGLREQKKRETRQAISDHATQLFLERGFDRTTIADIAAAARVAKMTVTNYFPRKEDLALDHHEAFVAGLAETVAGRAPGESALDAVRRAYLGALERRDPVIGFTGQDFARMIADSPTLVARLRDLHDQREEALAAQLATEPPTMATPATTPTLATPATLTTAATLATPATLATSATMDDGGSQLAARAVAAQLAAADRLLFRELQSRTLAGDDDDTIAAALAESAQHVFTLLEPAIGEYARR encoded by the coding sequence ATGAGCATCGACACCTTGGGCTTGCGGGAACAGAAGAAGCGAGAGACCAGGCAGGCCATCTCTGACCACGCTACCCAACTGTTCCTGGAACGTGGCTTCGACCGGACGACGATCGCCGACATCGCCGCCGCGGCCAGGGTGGCGAAGATGACGGTGACGAACTACTTCCCCCGGAAGGAGGATCTGGCGCTCGACCACCACGAGGCTTTCGTGGCGGGGCTGGCCGAAACCGTGGCGGGGCGCGCACCGGGCGAATCGGCGCTGGATGCGGTGCGGCGGGCATACCTGGGGGCGCTGGAGCGGCGTGATCCGGTCATCGGCTTCACCGGGCAGGACTTCGCCCGGATGATCGCCGACAGCCCGACGCTGGTCGCCCGCCTTCGCGACCTCCACGACCAGCGCGAAGAAGCCCTCGCGGCCCAGCTCGCCACCGAGCCGCCTACCATGGCCACCCCGGCCACCACCCCCACGCTGGCCACCCCTGCCACGCTGACCACTGCGGCCACTTTGGCCACTCCGGCCACGTTGGCCACGTCGGCCACCATGGACGACGGGGGCAGCCAGCTCGCCGCACGGGCCGTGGCCGCGCAGCTCGCGGCGGCGGATCGGCTGCTCTTCCGTGAGCTGCAGAGCCGCACCCTGGCCGGGGATGACGACGACACGATCGCCGCCGCCCTCGCGGAATCCGCCCAGCATGTCTTCACCCTCCTCGAACCGGCCATCGGCGAGTATGCTCGCCGCTGA
- a CDS encoding poly-gamma-glutamate biosynthesis protein PgsC/CapC encodes MSPAASSVLTPETAALGFAIGLLFALICYLTTNLSPGGMISPAGLAITLVEDWRRIIVIACVVALTWAGTVVVQRFVILYGKRLFAGALMLGIFLQVTLFAFVLRRFPLLLSHETLVFLVPGLIAYHLVRQPVVPTLISTTFVTAVTYAVLATGILLHLLGA; translated from the coding sequence ATGAGCCCCGCCGCCAGCTCCGTGCTCACCCCCGAGACGGCGGCCCTGGGGTTCGCGATCGGTCTGCTGTTCGCCCTGATCTGCTACCTGACCACCAACCTCTCTCCGGGCGGAATGATCAGCCCTGCCGGGCTGGCGATCACGCTCGTCGAGGACTGGCGCCGCATCATCGTGATCGCCTGCGTCGTGGCGCTCACCTGGGCGGGCACCGTGGTGGTCCAACGGTTCGTCATCCTTTACGGCAAACGGCTGTTCGCCGGCGCCCTCATGCTCGGCATCTTCCTGCAGGTGACGCTGTTCGCCTTCGTGCTCAGGCGGTTCCCGCTGCTGCTCAGTCACGAGACACTCGTCTTCCTCGTACCGGGTCTGATCGCGTACCACCTGGTCCGGCAACCGGTGGTCCCCACCCTGATCTCCACGACCTTCGTCACCGCAGTCACCTACGCCGTCCTGGCGACGGGCATCCTGCTGCACCTCCTTGGCGCCTGA
- a CDS encoding WS/DGAT/MGAT family O-acyltransferase, whose amino-acid sequence MPQLSALDAQFLHFETATNVANIAGLAILDGDLNRADLQDLLERRLPYVPALRRKLAPVPFGLDHPYWMEEDDLDLDYHVREIGLPPPGDDRQLAEQVSRLHARRLDRGRPLWEIYLIHGLSGGRMGLYTKIHHAAVDGIGGADVLAALLDVSPEPAPPPAVPPERDEPPPGRAEMMARGLARLALNPAQAVRFAARAVPHLDEIPVVSRLPGSHLVSGLARKLAGAGQAPELPMLPAPRTPFSGPVSQHRRFAFVSLPLDEIKQVRKAFGVTVNDVVMAVCAGALRRWLAAHGSLPSRPLVAGVPFSLREAGVEGRGNQVAIMTAPLAVHVADPVARLHQVRQAMHRIKDRFSLAPARWLREFSESMPAALMGLASRSAFGLVGETAPPINVIVSNVPGPQFPLYVCGGRLLTHYPVSVITDVSGGVNITAFSYDGSLDIGVVTDRRMVPDAWELTRHLRDALQELREAEAALPH is encoded by the coding sequence ATGCCGCAGCTTTCCGCCCTGGACGCGCAGTTCCTCCATTTCGAGACCGCGACGAACGTGGCCAACATCGCCGGCCTCGCCATCCTCGACGGCGACCTCAACCGTGCCGACCTGCAGGACCTGCTCGAACGGCGGCTCCCGTACGTGCCCGCCCTGCGGCGCAAGCTGGCCCCGGTGCCCTTCGGTCTCGACCACCCGTACTGGATGGAGGAGGACGATCTCGACCTCGACTACCACGTACGCGAGATCGGCCTGCCGCCGCCCGGCGACGACCGGCAGCTCGCCGAGCAGGTCTCCCGCCTGCACGCCCGCCGCCTCGACCGGGGCCGCCCCCTGTGGGAGATCTACCTGATCCACGGCCTGTCCGGCGGTCGCATGGGCCTCTACACCAAGATCCACCATGCGGCCGTGGACGGGATCGGCGGCGCCGATGTGCTGGCCGCGCTGCTCGACGTCAGCCCCGAGCCCGCGCCGCCGCCCGCGGTCCCGCCCGAGCGGGACGAGCCGCCGCCCGGGCGGGCGGAGATGATGGCACGCGGGCTGGCCAGGCTGGCGCTCAACCCTGCCCAGGCGGTGCGGTTCGCGGCCCGGGCAGTGCCGCACCTGGACGAGATCCCCGTCGTGTCCCGGCTCCCGGGCAGCCATCTCGTCTCCGGGCTCGCCCGCAAGCTCGCCGGCGCCGGGCAGGCGCCGGAGCTGCCGATGCTGCCCGCCCCCAGGACCCCGTTCAGCGGCCCCGTGTCCCAGCACCGGCGCTTCGCGTTCGTGTCGCTGCCGCTCGATGAGATCAAGCAGGTGCGCAAGGCGTTCGGGGTCACGGTCAACGACGTGGTCATGGCCGTGTGCGCGGGCGCGCTGCGCAGGTGGCTGGCCGCGCACGGCAGCCTGCCGAGCCGTCCGCTGGTGGCGGGGGTGCCGTTCTCGCTGCGGGAAGCCGGCGTCGAGGGACGCGGCAACCAGGTGGCGATCATGACGGCCCCGCTCGCGGTGCACGTCGCCGACCCCGTCGCCCGGCTGCACCAGGTGCGGCAGGCCATGCACCGGATCAAGGACAGGTTCTCGCTGGCGCCCGCGCGGTGGCTGCGCGAGTTCAGCGAGTCGATGCCGGCCGCGCTCATGGGGCTGGCGTCGAGGTCGGCGTTCGGGCTGGTGGGGGAGACCGCCCCGCCGATCAACGTCATCGTCTCGAACGTGCCCGGCCCTCAGTTCCCCCTGTACGTGTGCGGCGGGCGGCTGCTGACCCACTACCCGGTCTCCGTGATCACGGACGTGAGCGGCGGCGTCAACATCACCGCGTTCTCCTACGACGGCTCGCTCGACATCGGCGTCGTCACCGACCGGCGCATGGTCCCGGACGCCTGGGAGCTGACCCGGCACCTGCGCGACGCCCTCCAGGAACTCCGCGAGGCCGAGGCGGCCTTGCCACACTGA
- the add gene encoding adenosine deaminase, which produces MRDVRSLPKAHLHVHLESTVRPETARELGGSREPENGFQSFREFGDARARVRELLRTAEHFRRIAVEFCEDEAAQGTRYVEVTFTAASHGERLGAPEMPLEAVLDGLTEGGARHGIEWRVLLDHSRRRPVERMWRTLKLATRYDAVIGLGLAGDEAHPLAPFAAVCDAARDAGLRLTHHAGEAAGAASIREALDLGHAERLGHGIRVLDDDTLVAEVRERGIPLEVCPTSNVLLGFVPSLAAHPLPRLRAAGLAVTVNTDGETALADEYARLRDVFGYDDHDLADLARASIDASFAPEPLKSRLRTEVDAWLEPSP; this is translated from the coding sequence GTGAGAGACGTACGGTCACTGCCCAAAGCCCACCTGCACGTGCACCTCGAAAGCACCGTACGCCCGGAGACGGCGCGTGAGCTGGGCGGATCGCGCGAGCCCGAGAACGGCTTCCAGAGCTTCAGGGAGTTCGGCGACGCGCGGGCCCGGGTACGGGAGCTGCTGCGCACGGCCGAGCACTTCAGGCGGATCGCGGTGGAGTTCTGCGAGGACGAGGCCGCGCAGGGCACCCGCTACGTGGAGGTGACCTTCACCGCCGCCTCCCACGGCGAGCGGCTGGGGGCGCCGGAGATGCCGCTGGAGGCGGTGCTCGACGGGCTGACCGAGGGCGGGGCCAGGCACGGGATCGAGTGGCGGGTGCTGCTCGACCACTCCAGGCGGCGGCCGGTCGAGCGGATGTGGCGCACACTCAAGCTGGCCACCCGCTACGACGCCGTCATCGGCCTGGGGCTGGCCGGCGACGAGGCCCACCCGCTCGCCCCGTTCGCGGCGGTGTGCGACGCCGCCAGGGACGCGGGGCTGCGCCTGACGCACCACGCGGGGGAGGCGGCCGGCGCGGCCAGCATCCGCGAGGCGCTCGACCTGGGGCACGCCGAGCGGCTGGGGCACGGGATCCGGGTGCTCGACGACGACACGCTGGTGGCGGAGGTGCGTGAGCGCGGGATCCCGCTGGAGGTCTGCCCTACGTCCAACGTCCTGCTCGGGTTCGTCCCCTCGCTCGCCGCCCACCCGCTGCCGCGGCTGCGGGCCGCCGGGCTGGCGGTCACCGTCAACACCGACGGGGAGACGGCGCTCGCCGACGAATACGCCCGCCTGCGCGACGTCTTCGGCTACGACGACCACGACCTGGCCGATCTGGCCCGGGCCTCGATCGACGCCTCGTTCGCCCCCGAGCCGCTCAAGTCCCGCCTACGCACCGAGGTGGACGCCTGGCTCGAGCCGTCCCCGTGA
- a CDS encoding winged helix DNA-binding domain-containing protein has protein sequence MLTLRDLNRATLARQHLLERHKGDVTDIVQRLAGLQAQEPRPPYLGVWSRLEGFERDHLHAALHARTVVRATMWRATLHLVTATDFAAFRPLLTPMLAAAARRFDEIDFDAVVAAADRLLAAGPMTFNELRPRLQEEFPDAYDRALGYAVRMLTPLVMVPTEDRWSYPRESAFGLPGIEPDPAGPETLIERYLAAFGPATPADVQTWSGLGGLKRVMSGMNLDRLAGPDGKELFDLPGAPRPGGDVPAPVRFLPDFDTLVLGYADRTRVVPDAYKGLVTTKNLRVRAVYLVDGFVAGTWQIKRSGKKARLLLSPFTPTPLEPLEEAGLRMLAFAEPEAGTLSLEVTGGV, from the coding sequence ATGCTCACCCTCCGCGACCTCAACCGTGCCACCTTGGCCCGGCAGCATCTCCTGGAACGTCACAAAGGGGATGTTACCGACATCGTGCAGCGTCTGGCCGGGCTGCAGGCGCAGGAGCCGCGCCCGCCTTACCTCGGGGTGTGGTCGAGGCTGGAGGGGTTCGAGCGCGATCATCTGCACGCGGCGCTGCACGCCCGCACGGTGGTGCGCGCCACCATGTGGAGGGCCACGCTGCACCTGGTGACGGCCACCGACTTCGCCGCGTTCCGGCCGCTGCTCACGCCCATGCTGGCCGCCGCGGCGCGCCGCTTCGACGAGATCGACTTCGACGCCGTCGTGGCCGCCGCCGACCGGCTGCTCGCCGCCGGTCCCATGACGTTCAATGAGCTGCGGCCGCGGCTGCAGGAGGAGTTTCCCGACGCCTACGACCGGGCTCTGGGGTATGCGGTCCGCATGCTGACGCCGCTGGTCATGGTGCCCACCGAGGACCGGTGGAGCTACCCGCGTGAGTCGGCTTTCGGGCTGCCCGGCATCGAGCCGGACCCGGCCGGCCCCGAGACGCTGATCGAGCGGTACCTGGCCGCCTTCGGACCCGCCACCCCCGCCGACGTGCAGACCTGGTCGGGGCTGGGCGGCCTGAAGCGGGTCATGTCGGGAATGAATCTGGACCGGCTCGCCGGACCGGATGGCAAGGAGCTGTTCGACCTGCCCGGCGCGCCCAGGCCGGGCGGGGACGTGCCCGCGCCCGTGCGGTTCCTGCCCGACTTCGACACGCTCGTCCTCGGCTACGCCGACCGCACCCGGGTGGTCCCTGATGCATACAAGGGCCTGGTCACCACCAAGAATCTGCGGGTCAGGGCCGTCTACCTGGTCGACGGGTTCGTGGCCGGCACCTGGCAGATCAAGCGCTCGGGCAAGAAGGCCAGGCTGCTCCTCAGCCCGTTCACCCCGACGCCGCTGGAGCCGCTCGAGGAAGCAGGACTGCGGATGCTGGCCTTCGCCGAGCCCGAGGCGGGCACGCTGTCCCTTGAAGTGACGGGCGGAGTCTGA
- a CDS encoding class I SAM-dependent methyltransferase, translated as MKRTRSSVVHQAAYAFKNPHKIAPHLRRLARDTWFRLRTRDHVGYYRAVMKSDTARDPEGAVGSHTHKRWLALGRMQFDYLVEHGLKPECRMLEIGCGNLRAGHLFIDYLHDGNYYGIDISPDILMAAQDTIVRHGLRDKLPYLTPVRDLRFAFLPDRHFDVVHAHSVFSHSPLHVIEECFAHVGRVMKPNAWFDFTFDRTEGKEHQVLREDFYYRTETLAALAEKHGFTATFMEDWERLPHKQSKMRLTKKTAT; from the coding sequence GTGAAACGCACCCGCTCCAGTGTCGTCCACCAGGCGGCCTACGCGTTCAAAAATCCCCACAAGATCGCCCCCCATCTGCGGCGGCTGGCGCGTGACACGTGGTTCCGGCTGCGTACCCGCGATCATGTCGGCTACTACCGGGCGGTCATGAAGTCCGACACCGCGCGCGACCCCGAGGGCGCGGTCGGCTCGCACACCCACAAACGCTGGCTGGCGCTCGGGCGCATGCAATTCGACTACCTCGTCGAACACGGGCTCAAGCCGGAATGCCGCATGCTGGAAATCGGCTGCGGCAACCTGCGCGCGGGGCATTTGTTCATCGACTACCTGCACGATGGAAACTACTACGGAATCGACATCTCGCCCGACATCCTCATGGCGGCGCAGGACACCATCGTCCGGCACGGCCTGCGCGACAAACTGCCGTATCTGACTCCGGTACGCGATCTGCGTTTCGCGTTCCTGCCCGACCGGCATTTCGACGTCGTGCACGCGCACAGCGTCTTCTCGCACTCGCCGCTGCACGTCATCGAGGAGTGCTTCGCGCACGTGGGCCGCGTCATGAAGCCGAACGCCTGGTTCGACTTCACCTTCGACCGGACCGAGGGCAAGGAGCACCAGGTCCTGCGGGAGGACTTCTACTACCGCACTGAGACGCTCGCGGCCCTGGCCGAGAAGCACGGATTCACGGCGACGTTCATGGAAGACTGGGAACGGTTGCCGCACAAGCAGTCCAAGATGCGCCTCACCAAGAAGACCGCCACGTGA